Part of the Chanos chanos chromosome 5, fChaCha1.1, whole genome shotgun sequence genome, ttattcttatttatttattatttatttaatgcttTGTACGTTTTGAAGATATAGAGTAGAGAGTTCCAAGACTGGAAGGCTAGTCCTGAGATCACGCCTATGCTATGTTCTGTTGCCAAGATTTCTAGCAATAAACATCAGCGAACTTTGTTTCTAAGTTATCGTTTCCTATGAAGCTTCTATTAATGTACTAGCATTCTATTGTTGGATGCTAAGACGTACACAAAACTTCTAGTTAGATTATTCCATTAGGTATTGTGTGAACCAGCTAAGTCATGAGAAGAACAAGGAGTACACGAAGCAAATTTCATGGAAATTCAGCCGAAGAAACGACTATAGAGGCGAACACAGGTAACCTGTATGCTAGTCCAGCTAGGTGACGAATGAAGTAGTTACCAAAAGTTACTCAGCTGTCGACAAGCCTTATAGCATTTGTTATGTTTaggctgtgtgctgtgttttataaaaACTAGGAATATTTGGGGCCGCTGAAGCCTTGGGGGTATTCTGGTGcttctgtgagaaagagaacactTGGGACTATCTAGCCACTGACATTTTTGATCTGTTATATTGCTTTAATGGGCAAGTTGAGGCATGCTCAATCTCTAATCAGTCAGACAGTAGAATATTATTTTTGGTGCCTTGCGGTGCTTCAACAGCTCTACATATAGCGTGTTCATCTATTTTACAAATAGTTTGGCAGTGGGAGGGCGACAATGGTCAATGGCAGCCATACCCTTCCACAGTCTGCGTCCAGCTGAATGAGGCAGTGAAGGCAGGGGAAACCTCAGTTTCCCTCGCAATTGGTCCAGGTTATCTTGTGGATTTGGTGAAAATGACccaaacaaatgttaaaacGAAGTACAAGAGAAAGATCCGGTCACATACTGTAAAACCAGGTAAGGCACGACTCTGTTGTCCGGTAGTCATTTTGAATGTCTAGCTATGTCTTTGTGCCTCGTTGGTGTTTTGGTTGCCGTGAAAGTATGTGTCCACGTGGTTTATCTACAGAAGTTTTGGATGAAGGAGATGCAGTCGACCTTCAGACTGACAGCGCAGGACCTACTCGTATcaaagaggagaaggaagaggaggaagaagatcTACCCATTGccaagaagaggagaaggaatGGGAAAAGTGAGAAAGCAAGCcagaacacactcactcatgaaACTGACAGCAAAGGTGAGCATCCAGCGATGAAGCTGAAGGCACTGAGTTCTTAACCTCGTTGACAAAAACTAACGCAGTGCATATTCTTATATATTCAGCATAGGCCAAAATGTTTATGTACATCAGGCGTTTTCTTTCATGGTTCATCTTCAAAAATTTGGATTTGGATTGAATTTAAGTTTTACTGAATTGTTTTTTGCAATCTTTTATGCAAGTTGGAGGGCGTCTCTGATGGATCTAATAGTACAGTAATATTTTTGGTTCCTTGAGGTGCCCTGACTGCACTCAGTGCGTCTCCACCtattttatcaatattttttttttttagtgggaGCACGACAATGATCACAGGATGGTGGGATAAATTAGATAAAAGGCACAGTGTGTGCCACGTTACCGATTATGCCTTTGTTTTCATGCAGAGATTGTGAAGACTGTTGTTATGAAGGGGAAGGCTCCTGTGGACACAGAGTGTAAAGCCAAATTAGGAAAGGTAAAAGTATCtgattgacattttcacacaaCAAAATGGCCTTTCATTTTACTGCATGCCATTTTATTAACATAAATGAATTAATACTGAATAATTCATAGCTTTGAGTTTTGACGATTGTTTTTCTAAATTGTATTATGCAGTTATCCTCTGTTACAGCACACGTCTGAGTCACCGTCCCTTCCTCTATAATACCTTTTGTTGATAACGCTAAGGctctgttttattctctgttgtttctctgtgttgttacgAAGGCTCACGTCTACAGTGAAGGAAATGACATATACGATGTCATGCTAAATCAAGTAAGCGCAAACCATTGTCATGTTCTTACTGTGTTAGAAATTCTGTAGTGTGATTCTTTTTGATTTTCCATAGCcctgttacatttttttgttacatCATTTGTTACAGACAAATCTTCAGttcaacaacaataaatattaCCTCATCCAGCTTCTGCAGGATGATGGCGCCAAAACCTACAGCGTGTGGATGAGATGGGGCCGAGGTAATGCCAATGTTCGCCCTTCCATGTTACACTATGATGCAAATGTCCACCCCGCCACTATAATGTAGTATGATAAAATATGAGACATTttcagtggtcttttttttgtctttctctttagtGGGTAAAGTTGGGCAAAACAGTCTGGTGTCGTGCGGTGGAGATTTAGCACAAGCCAAAGAGGTTTTCAAGAAAAAGTGAGTGTGCTTCAGAGGGTTGAAGTTTTCTAATAACCCCGCTGTGTTTAGTTTGTGGATTTCTCAACATTCAGTTCCGTTAATATTTACACGATTGCCTTTCCGTGACAGGTTCTTTGACAAGACGAAGAATGAATGGGAACACCGAGCACATTTCGAGAAGGTTGCTGGAAAATACGACATGGTGTTCATGGACTACAGCACCAACAACAAGGCAAGAATTAAACAACTACTGCTCAGTAAATTCACATCTTTATCCCTTCTTCTAGTCATGtatctttttatgtttgtttgtttgtttgttttctcacttttctctaTTAGGAAGAGGAAGACACTGCCAACGTGTCCTCTGCACCTCAGAAAAGAACCTGTCAGCTGGACAGTAAGGTGCAGACTCTCCTACAGCTTATATGTGACCTCAGGGCTATGGAGGAGTGTGTACTAGAGATGAAATTTGACACCAAGAAAGCCCCTCTCGGTTAGTGAATGTTTTTGCAGTGAAATTTTCATCACTGTCGCGTATGGGTGCTCGTAACGTCATAATCTTAGAGTATTTCGTTCTTCGGGTTTAGGACAGTAGCACATAGAATTGACTCCTGCTCAGATAGGACTGTGGTAAAGTTCATCAGGAGTGAGTTTCTGAGCTGTGTATGGAGAATAACGTAAGTGTGTTTATTTCGTGATGATGTGAactggtgtctgtgtctgctagGTAAGCTGACGGTGGAACAGATCCGTGCTGGTTATGCCTCTCTAAAGAAGATTGAGGAATGTTTGAATACGAAGCGTAGCAACAAGGAACTTCTAGAAGCCTGTAATCAGTTTTACACGAGAATCCCTCATGACTTTGggtaaatgaaatgacaaagaaagaacagtGCAATAAAGATTTATCAAATAAGTTTTACAGATATTGACCCATTCAGTGATAATAACACTGAACAATCTTAatctaagaacactgaaaaTCAAAATTTGAATCATGTAATACAATAAACGACACATCTGTACATATCTT contains:
- the parp2 gene encoding poly [ADP-ribose] polymerase 2 isoform X2 codes for the protein MRRTRSTRSKFHGNSAEETTIEANTVWQWEGDNGQWQPYPSTVCVQLNEAVKAGETSVSLAIGPGYLVDLVKMTQTNVKTKYKRKIRSHTVKPVLDEGDAVDLQTDSAGPTRIKEEKEEEEEDLPIAKKRRRNGKSEKASQNTLTHETDSKEIVKTVVMKGKAPVDTECKAKLGKAHVYSEGNDIYDVMLNQTNLQFNNNKYYLIQLLQDDGAKTYSVWMRWGRVGKVGQNSLVSCGGDLAQAKEVFKKKFFDKTKNEWEHRAHFEKVAGKYDMVFMDYSTNNKEEEDTANVSSAPQKRTCQLDSKVQTLLQLICDLRAMEECVLEMKFDTKKAPLGKLTVEQIRAGYASLKKIEECLNTKRSNKELLEACNQFYTRIPHDFGLRTPPIIRTEEELKEKIALLEALSDIQIAVKMVQSSTHTDEHPLDKQYRSLKCQLTPLPHGSHEYQVIEKYLQSTHAPTHTDYTMTVVDIFTVEREGEKDDFLSHLNNKMLLWHGSRMSNWVGILSQGLRVAPKEAPVTGYMFGKGIYFADMSSKSANYCFANQKNNTGLLLLSEVALGDSNELLAADYNADRLPSGKHSTKGLGQTAPDPKNFVTLNDVTVPMGPAIKTGVGQDGGYTLLYNEFIVYNPAQTRMRYLLRIQFNYSSLW
- the parp2 gene encoding poly [ADP-ribose] polymerase 2 isoform X1; this translates as MRRTRSTRSKFHGNSAEETTIEANTVWQWEGDNGQWQPYPSTVCVQLNEAVKAGETSVSLAIGPGYLVDLVKMTQTNVKTKYKRKIRSHTVKPEVLDEGDAVDLQTDSAGPTRIKEEKEEEEEDLPIAKKRRRNGKSEKASQNTLTHETDSKEIVKTVVMKGKAPVDTECKAKLGKAHVYSEGNDIYDVMLNQTNLQFNNNKYYLIQLLQDDGAKTYSVWMRWGRVGKVGQNSLVSCGGDLAQAKEVFKKKFFDKTKNEWEHRAHFEKVAGKYDMVFMDYSTNNKEEEDTANVSSAPQKRTCQLDSKVQTLLQLICDLRAMEECVLEMKFDTKKAPLGKLTVEQIRAGYASLKKIEECLNTKRSNKELLEACNQFYTRIPHDFGLRTPPIIRTEEELKEKIALLEALSDIQIAVKMVQSSTHTDEHPLDKQYRSLKCQLTPLPHGSHEYQVIEKYLQSTHAPTHTDYTMTVVDIFTVEREGEKDDFLSHLNNKMLLWHGSRMSNWVGILSQGLRVAPKEAPVTGYMFGKGIYFADMSSKSANYCFANQKNNTGLLLLSEVALGDSNELLAADYNADRLPSGKHSTKGLGQTAPDPKNFVTLNDVTVPMGPAIKTGVGQDGGYTLLYNEFIVYNPAQTRMRYLLRIQFNYSSLW